The window TTCACAGGTTTTCCATCTGAATTAATCATTTCGTATGCTGTGAAAGTAAATGCATGATGATGTTGCTGCATAAATTGCAGCTGTTTCTCAAGTTTTTCCGGCTTCCATCTATCATCGCTATCCAAAAAAGCTATGTACCTTCCTGCTGCCAGTCCGATCGCAGTATTTCTGGCAACTGCAGCACCACCGTTTTCACTTAGGGGGATTACCCGTATTCTCTCGTCAGCCTGTGCATACTTTTTTAGCAGCGGAAATGTTTCGTCGGTCGAGCAATCATCAACAATAATCATTTCCCAGTCTCTAAAGGTTTGGTTTTGCACAGATGCAATCGTTTCGCCTATAAACTCGCTGGCATTATATGAGGGTGTAATAATTGAAACAAGTGGCAGCTTCTTATTCACCTGGTCAACCTCCTACTGTTTTTGCTCACGAACAAGTTCCGGTATAACTATCCATAATAAGGCGAGGGTCAACCCGATCAACACTCCTAGTACAGCACGGGCTTTTGACGAAACTGCGTTTACTCCGATTTCTTGTTGGTCAGCTGCTTTTAGGAGCACAGCTGGCTTCATCGTAAGTTGTGCTGACTGCAGTTCATATAAAAAGCGCTGTTGATCAACCTTGGCGTCTGGCCCGACAGTTTCATTTCTCAATTGATCAATCGACTTTTTCATAATCTCCTGTTTTTGTTCATAGTGGGATTGATCAAGTTTTAAAAACGCCTCCGCGATTTTGTTGACTACCTGAATGGAATCCTCTTGTGAGTGATTCTTAAAGGAAATCCTGATATTTGTTTCAGACACAGGTGTCACACTCAAATCGTTAAGAATATCTTCCTTATATTCTTCGTAAATATCAGGAAGATGTTCTTTGTAAAAAGGTAAATTAGATAATAAAACAATCACTTGCTTTGTTTTGTTCAAATTGGGATTTTCATAGCTTCCTAAAGAGATTTCGGCATGAGCAGGTATATCAGATTCAGATGAACCAAATGGAAGAAACCAGCCGAGGGCACCAAGGAAAACAGGCAAAACAATTAGTAAAATAAAATGCTTCTTCGTTCTTTCAATCAATCTAGCAGCGACAAGTTCCATGCCAAAGGCTCCTTAAACTATTATTTTGGATAAGGTAGATTCTTTATTTCCTGGTGAGAAGGATAATTCCCGAGCGGGTAAAGATTTTATAACAGAAACAACCGAAATAACAAAGCCCAGAAAGACCCAATGGAAATAAAGGTTAATCATCGTACTCGGGCTTATGCTGGAAACGAGGAAAGCCGCCATCGCCAGCAGGCAGGCTTCAAGGAGAACTTTAATTTTTCCTCCTCCCAATCCATATAGCTTGTAAAGGCTAAAAAAGAGATAGCCATACATTAGGACATAACCGAAAAACACGAGAATTCCAAAGTTCCCCAGTATTTCCGCCAACCAGTTATGGACTTCCACGACATAATTAGTATGAAAGAGAGGGTTGTTTTTCAAATAGTATGAGATATTGCCTGCACCTACACCAAAGCCGAGTGACTCTCCCAAGTAATGCAATGTATTTTTCAATAGGTTTATGCGTGATACATTAGAGGCCAGGGGCTCGTACTTCGGTTGATAGCCTGAAGACAGGAACAGGAGGCCGAAAACTTTTTCAAACTGGATAAATATCAGAATTGCCCCAACAACTACTGCAGCTGCAGCAAGATATATTGCTAACTTCTTCAGAACTTTAGGCAGGTGTAAAAAGAGATAAAGTAAAAGCCCGGCAAACAGGGCAAGCAGGCTGGCCCTGGATTCAGTTAAATAAATAAGATAACCGGAAAGAAGGACAAGCAGTGTCATGATCGTTTTTAATGTACCATTTGCACAGTTCTTAGCAGCAACTAGGTAAAAGAAAAATGAAATGGTTAAGAAAGTCGCAAAATCATTTTGGTTATAAAATACCGATGTGGGATATCCCAGCTTGTATTCTGGTCCTCCGTATAGGGTGGAGGAGGGCAGCTGTATGTGAAGAAAATGATTCATCAGGCCGACGATCATCAATGGAATGCTCATCAGCATCCAAAGGATATACACCATCCACAGCTTTGTAAGACTTTTAAACGTAAAAACTGCCAAAAACACAAACAAGATCCCAATACCAAGAAGAAATATGTATTTTATTCCATCTATCACCGATTTTGCCCAGACCAATGATACGCAGGCGTATGCGAGCCAAAACAAGAGAAATAACATTACGCCTTTAACCTGTACTTCACTCCAATAGCGAGGCAGCATCCGGTCCCGTGCAATATGAACCAGGAAAATGCACACGGCAGCAATTAGAAGCAGCCTATAAAGAAATAAAGTAAAGAAACCAACTTCGATGCTTAGAAACGATTGGTTGAGAAAAGTAGAAGCTACAAGCAGATACATAATGGCAACAGATAGCTGCCTGAAGCTTACATTCGGTTTTATAAATGCCGACAGGATTAATAAAGCCCAAACTCCAGAAAAGGCTAGAAATTGACCCATCACACCGGCGGAGTAACAGATTGCTAGCAGGCCAATAAATAGGAAAGCGGATGTTCCTGTTGCATATTTAATGTTGATTTTTCTCTCCATACTTTCCCTTCTCCTTTTTACCAAGGCTCTAATTGGCCACCCTACTATTCCCCATCCGGGGGAGTGTTCACTTTCCTGTTAAATTACATGGGACACAAGCGTGTTTTCACTATAAACCGCTGGGCGGCCTGTTGAGATGTAAGTATACCCAAGCTGATGCATGAGGCCGAGGTCAAATATATTCCGTCCATCAATCATAATAGGCCGTTTCAAAAGCTGCTTTGCCTTGGTTAAATCAAGCTGTTTCACTTCCGACCAGTCAGTAAGGATCACACATGCATCTGCATATTTTAACGTTTCATACATATCTGTTGAATAATCACACTGATTCCCAAGGTGTTTTTTCGCCTCATCGATTGCAATAGGATCGAAGGCTTTTACATTGGCGCCAAGTTTTTTCAACTGTGGGATAATATCGAGCGCAGGGGAATATCGGACATCATCCGTATTAGGCTTAAAGGCAAGACCAAGAACACTGATGGTTTTTCCTTTTAAAGAACCTAAGGAATTGATCAGCTTTTCTACAACCTGGTTCCTTTGATGTTCGTTTGTTTCCATGACCGCTTTAATCAGCTGAAAATCATATCCGCAATCACTTGCTATATGCAAAAGGGCTGCTGTATCCTTTGGAAAACAAGAGCCTCCAAATCCAACCCCAGCCTGTAAAAACTTATTGCCAATCCTTTTGTCCAGTCCAATTCCTTCGGATACTTTGCTTACATCGGCGCCCACACGCTCACATATGTTGGCAATGTCGTTAATAAAGGATATCTTTGTCGCCAAAAAGGCATTTGCTGCATATTTGATTAGCTCTGCACTTTCTACCGTGGACTTTACTATCGTTGATGTAAACGGCTTATGAAGCTCAGCAAGGATTTCATAGGCTTTTTCGCTTGTAGTGCCAATCACGGCACGATCCATATTCATGCAGTCTTTAATAGCTGTTCCTTCACGCAAGAATTCGGGGTTTGATGCAATATCAAACTGTTGGTTCTTAGGAGCATGGCTTCGGATAATCGTTTCTACAAGCTTGCCTGTCCCAACTGGTACAGTACTTTTCGTGACAACCACCTTATAGCTATTCAGATTTTTGCCGATGGTTTCTGCAACCTGTTTGACATACGTTAAATCTGCTTCTCCATTTGCTGACATCGGGGTCCCGACCGCAATAAAAATTACTTCAGCCTGTCTGACCGCCTGTTCAATATCCGTAGTAAAATCAAGCTTCTTTTTTTCCACGTTTCTCTCCACGAGCTCCTCTAATCCTGGCTCATAAATGGGCATAATCCCTTGTAAGAGGCCCGATATTTTGCTTTGATTTATGTCAGCGCATGTTACGTTATTGCCTGCTTCTGCAAAACAAGTTCCAGACACAAGCCCCACATATCCAGTCCCGATTACCGTTATCTTCTTCACAATGATCGTCCCCTTTTGTACATTTATTTACTCTTGCTTAAAAGTTGGTTTCCTTTAAGTACTTTTTGATACAAAGCAACGAGTTCATCAGCATTCTTACTGGCATCATAGTGTTCCTGTACACGGGAACGCAGCTCATACCCAATCTTTTTAAGGTTTACGTTTCCATACAGATACTCCTGAATTCCCGCGACAAGGTCTTCAACGGATTGGGGTTCAATTAAAAGCTTGCCATGCTCCCCAAACAACTCCGGGACATCGCCAACTCTGGTGCAGATAACTGGCACCTTTAGGGCAAGTGCCTCTATCACAACCGTTGGCATGCCTTCCCGGTAGGAGGGAAGTACGAATATATCGCTGGCAGCCAAGTAATCTTTTACCCTTTCATTTTCTACCTGTCCGATTAGGAATAGCCGTTTATTTAATTCCGGATGAGATTTTAACTTTCCATAAGCTGGCCCATCCCCGACATAGACTGCAGCAACCTCTGCTGGCAGTTCTTCAAGCGCCTTGGCGAGTTCGAAAACTCCCTTTGTCTCTATTAATCTCCCGATAAATAAGACAAGTTTTTTATCAAGCGGAAGTGCCAGCTGCTTACGAATTTCCAGCTTAAATTGCTTTGGTTCTTTAAAGCGGGATAAATCAATCCCGATTGGAAGAAAGGAGCTATCTCTTCCGCTCATTGCTTTCGCTGTTACTTGCAAATTTCTGCCCACTGACACGACATGGTTTGCTCCTTTGACAGACTGGAGAAATGCTTTCATCGCACTATTGCTATAGTGTGGATAGACATTTACATCACTGCCATGCAAGGTTAATAGCCATGGAAGGCTTGTAGCTTGAGCGACAAGCCTAGCAGCTCCTCCAGAGGGCATGGCAAAGTGTGCATGAATCAAGTCGGGCTCGATGTTGAATTCGATTATCGTCTTTAATACAACGGCAGCTATTCTTTGGTCAGGCTGAACCCACCTAAGCTGCCCCGGAAATGCCATATAAGGAGGCCGGTAAACTGTAATACCTTTACGTACATACCTGAGTGGCATGTTATCCAGGGCCCGGTACTTTTTTTTCATATAACGGATTACCGCCGGGTTTCTTGGTACCGGGCAGATGACAGTAACTTCAATACCTAGCCTGGCGAGCATCTGAACTTGTGTTTCATGGAAAACACCGCTCCCGGGCTGTTCAGGGCTTGGATATACACTTGTTATCCATAAAACCTTCATAGTTGGCCGGCCTCCTGTCCCTTCATGACTAATGAGATAAACTGCGGATAACATTTGTAAAGGAGTAGTACTTATCAAGATAGTGGAAATGTTCAATCCATTTCACACCACGATTGCTTTGCTTGCTATTGGTTGATTTTTGCTTTTAGTTCTACTTGCGTTTGAAATCAACGCGCTCCCTCACCAGTAAAAAGAATCTTGAATGTCTTCATCATAATTTTCATTTCAAACTTGAACGTTAGTTTCTGAATGTACTCCAAATCATATTGAAGCTTTTCTTCAGGTGTAATATCATAGCCGCCGTTTACCTGGGCAAGCCCTGTCAGTCCTGGTTTAACGAGCAGGCGTTTTTCAAATCCTGCAATCTCCTGATTGAACTTCTTTACAAAAACGGGCCGTTCAGGTCTTGGCCCAACAATTGACATGTCTCCCTTTAAAACCAAAAGGAGCTGTGGCAGTTCATCAATCCGTGTTTTTCGAATAAATGCACCCACCCTGGTAACGCGGGGATCGCATTTCGCCGCCCATCTAGCACCTTGCTTTTCTGCATCGATTCTCATCGACCTGAGTTTAATAATTTTAAAGGTTCTGCCATTCTGGCCAACTCTCTCCTGAAAATAGAAAGGAGAACCAGGGGTCTCCAAAATGATTAGCAGAGCAAAAAGTAAGATGACGGGAAGAGACAGCACAATGCCGATGCCACCAATTACAATATCAATAATTCTCTTTAAATAGAGGTATTGATATGCATCTCTTGAAAGTGATAGATTGGAGATTTCTTTGACTCTTGCATAATCGTGATAGAAATTGTAGGCCTTTTCTGTACTCACAAACACACCACCCAAGCCACATTTTGTAACTGACATATAGAGTTTAGCCATAATTCGTGAAGAAGATATTGAGCCTTTACTAATACTTTGTAAGGATTGTTAAGACTTTTCTAAAAATTTGATT is drawn from Bacillus sp. FJAT-18017 and contains these coding sequences:
- the tuaG gene encoding teichuronic acid biosynthesis protein TuaG produces the protein MNKKLPLVSIITPSYNASEFIGETIASVQNQTFRDWEMIIVDDCSTDETFPLLKKYAQADERIRVIPLSENGGAAVARNTAIGLAAGRYIAFLDSDDRWKPEKLEKQLQFMQQHHHAFTFTAYEMINSDGKPVNKHVLAPEQISYDHLLKNTIVGTLTVMIDKHQTGEFKMPNIRTRQDLATWLSILKKGFTAYGLNEILAEYRVGNSSISKNKWKAAKMNWFVYRKVEKLNVVKAFWCFSHYAFNAVVKRI
- the tuaE gene encoding teichuronic acid biosynthesis protein TuaE translates to MERKINIKYATGTSAFLFIGLLAICYSAGVMGQFLAFSGVWALLILSAFIKPNVSFRQLSVAIMYLLVASTFLNQSFLSIEVGFFTLFLYRLLLIAAVCIFLVHIARDRMLPRYWSEVQVKGVMLFLLFWLAYACVSLVWAKSVIDGIKYIFLLGIGILFVFLAVFTFKSLTKLWMVYILWMLMSIPLMIVGLMNHFLHIQLPSSTLYGGPEYKLGYPTSVFYNQNDFATFLTISFFFYLVAAKNCANGTLKTIMTLLVLLSGYLIYLTESRASLLALFAGLLLYLFLHLPKVLKKLAIYLAAAAVVVGAILIFIQFEKVFGLLFLSSGYQPKYEPLASNVSRINLLKNTLHYLGESLGFGVGAGNISYYLKNNPLFHTNYVVEVHNWLAEILGNFGILVFFGYVLMYGYLFFSLYKLYGLGGGKIKVLLEACLLAMAAFLVSSISPSTMINLYFHWVFLGFVISVVSVIKSLPARELSFSPGNKESTLSKIIV
- the tuaD gene encoding UDP-glucose 6-dehydrogenase TuaD — translated: MKKITVIGTGYVGLVSGTCFAEAGNNVTCADINQSKISGLLQGIMPIYEPGLEELVERNVEKKKLDFTTDIEQAVRQAEVIFIAVGTPMSANGEADLTYVKQVAETIGKNLNSYKVVVTKSTVPVGTGKLVETIIRSHAPKNQQFDIASNPEFLREGTAIKDCMNMDRAVIGTTSEKAYEILAELHKPFTSTIVKSTVESAELIKYAANAFLATKISFINDIANICERVGADVSKVSEGIGLDKRIGNKFLQAGVGFGGSCFPKDTAALLHIASDCGYDFQLIKAVMETNEHQRNQVVEKLINSLGSLKGKTISVLGLAFKPNTDDVRYSPALDIIPQLKKLGANVKAFDPIAIDEAKKHLGNQCDYSTDMYETLKYADACVILTDWSEVKQLDLTKAKQLLKRPIMIDGRNIFDLGLMHQLGYTYISTGRPAVYSENTLVSHVI
- the tuaC gene encoding teichuronic acid biosynthesis protein TuaC, giving the protein MKVLWITSVYPSPEQPGSGVFHETQVQMLARLGIEVTVICPVPRNPAVIRYMKKKYRALDNMPLRYVRKGITVYRPPYMAFPGQLRWVQPDQRIAAVVLKTIIEFNIEPDLIHAHFAMPSGGAARLVAQATSLPWLLTLHGSDVNVYPHYSNSAMKAFLQSVKGANHVVSVGRNLQVTAKAMSGRDSSFLPIGIDLSRFKEPKQFKLEIRKQLALPLDKKLVLFIGRLIETKGVFELAKALEELPAEVAAVYVGDGPAYGKLKSHPELNKRLFLIGQVENERVKDYLAASDIFVLPSYREGMPTVVIEALALKVPVICTRVGDVPELFGEHGKLLIEPQSVEDLVAGIQEYLYGNVNLKKIGYELRSRVQEHYDASKNADELVALYQKVLKGNQLLSKSK
- a CDS encoding sugar transferase, which translates into the protein MSTEKAYNFYHDYARVKEISNLSLSRDAYQYLYLKRIIDIVIGGIGIVLSLPVILLFALLIILETPGSPFYFQERVGQNGRTFKIIKLRSMRIDAEKQGARWAAKCDPRVTRVGAFIRKTRIDELPQLLLVLKGDMSIVGPRPERPVFVKKFNQEIAGFEKRLLVKPGLTGLAQVNGGYDITPEEKLQYDLEYIQKLTFKFEMKIMMKTFKILFTGEGAR